A stretch of the Xiphias gladius isolate SHS-SW01 ecotype Sanya breed wild chromosome 19, ASM1685928v1, whole genome shotgun sequence genome encodes the following:
- the LOC120805164 gene encoding cyclin-O, translating into MVSFANGEGGSEAAFRRRRRSGAAPHPPAEALTPARRRQTARHRKQKLMSKLTDSGFEEDLGSSPISSRARTTVSALRLDEPEPPAEQLPNWYLQYGDIGYNIQREKEAQFHPCKSLARQPQLTAEARCKLVSWLIPVHKHFRLSFECCCLAVNIMDRFLASTAVAADCFQLLGVTALLLASKQVEVCSPRISHLLSLCCDAFTKEQLCNLECLILLRLNFRLAAPTLAFFLDYYTNCIEAAQLVTENTGGCRFAGMNPVPRRPKQCSSLARKVCELSLADYAFNKYPPSLTASCALRLASELLKTKQGLVEHATVQSQGDQWDSFVEELCTRPASAQPSESPEVSEGSSLVVKGHLLPVGQESYNHNLVRECKDNLKLLVSLNQETLEEMSTM; encoded by the exons ATGGTGTCCTTTGCGAACGGTGAAGGCGGATCCGAGGCCGCTTTCAGACGGAGACGGAGGAGCGGCGCAGCTCCTCACCCTCCAGCAGAAGCGCTCACACCGGCTCGGCGGCGGCAGACAGCCcggcacagaaaacaaaaactcatgTCCAAACTGACTGATTCCGGTTTCGAGGAAGACTTGGGATCCTCCCCGATCTCATCCCGGGCTCGGACGACTGTGTCCGCGCTCCGTTTGGATGAGCCGGAGCCCCCCGCGGAACAGCTGCCCAACTGGTACCTGCAGTACGGAGACATCGGTTACAACAtccagagggagaaagaggcgCAGTTTCATCCCTGCAAAAGCTTGGCGCGCCAGCCACAA CTGACTGCAGAGGCACGGTGTAAACTCGTCAGCTGGCTCATCCCTGTACACAAACATTTCCGTCTGTCCTTTGAGTGCTGCTGCCTGGCAGTGAACATCATGGACAGATTCCTGGCATCCACAGCAGTGGCTGCTGATTGCTTCCAGCTCCTGGGCGTCACTGCCCTTCTTCTAGCCAGTAAACAG GTGGAGGTTTGCTCGCCACGGATCAGCCATCTCTTGTCGTTGTGCTGCGATGCCTTCACCAAGGAGCAGCTCTGCAACCTGGAGTGTCTCATCCTCCTGCGTCTCAACTTCCGCCTCGCTGCGCCCACCCTGGCCTTTTTCCTGGACTATTACACCAACTGCATCGAGGCTGCCCAGCTCGTGACTGAGAACACAGGTGGTTGCAGGTTTGCAGGGATGAATCCGGTCCCAAGAAGACCCAAGCAGTGCAGCAGCCTTGCACGAAAGGTGTGCGAGTTGAGCCTAGCAGATTATGCTTTCAACAAATACCCACCTTCTCTGACTGCTAGCTGTGCACTGCGGCTAGCCAGTGAGTTGCTGAAAACCAAACAGGGGCTTGTTGAGCATGCAACCGTCCAGTCACAGGGCGACCAGTGGGACAGTTTTGTGGAGGAATTATGTACCCGACCAGCTTCCGCCCAACCATCTGAGAGCCCCGAGGTTTCTGAGGGCAGCTCTCTCGTCGTGAAGGGCCACCTCCTGCCTGTGGGCCAGGAGAGCTACAACCACAATCTGGTCCGGGAATGCAAAGACAACCTGAAGCTGCTGGTGTCATTAAACCAGGAGACCCTGGAAGAGATGTCCACTATGTGA
- the LOC120804914 gene encoding multicilin encodes MEISRDRKVLGAICHRQMTQQGRRDAVNKKGKVLVPRSSSPVTVYVELPGIIEQAFSTIAWDDLEDCSSAVRRESDSLDSQVNESDADDQDFGEYALDFMAESPATLESSLSPAELVPFQGCVIPPLSPQRDFSPEDNLINSFTEAGDPPVQDGALWEGIAHCHVRALGHSMEVNNQLHETLQRRLEEIDSLQERNLHLRQLASRAKHLASVLEKLMTVGDPNVREPAPPGGDETSPSPRKRQRLDEGYETGSSDSVADMLRDVSTRCNAVLHSTATGARARRESETVRVFGAFAGLHASVSRGGSTAIGGAEAEESVSSFRTAVREHCTIRTQVFPHGRAFTSRTQEGGYRFRWVPDHS; translated from the exons ATGGAGATttcaagagacagaaaagtgtTGGGGGCTATCTGCCACAGGCAAATGACCCAACAGGGGAGGAGAGATGCGGTAAACAAGAAG GGCAAAGTGCTGGTGCCACGGAGCAGCAGTCCAGTCACTGTGTACGTTGAGCTCCCCGGCATCATTGAACAAG ctttTTCAACAATTGCATGGGATGATTTAGAAGACTGCTCCTCTGCAGTGAGACGGGAGAGCGATTCCCTCGACTCTCAG GTGAATGAATCTGACGCAGATGACCAAGACTTTGGAGAGTATGCGTTGGATTTCATGGCAG AGTCCCCTGCCACACTTGAGAGCAGTCTGTCTCCGGCTGAACTGGTGCCATTTCAGGGATGTGTCATACCTCCCCTCAGCCCCCAGCGAGACTTCTCCCCGGAGGACAATCTCATTAACTCCTTCACAGAGGCAGGCGACCCACCTGTCCAGGATGGCGCTCTCTGGGAGGGCATCGCCCATTGTCATGTCAGGGCACTGGGACACTCTATGGAAGTCAACAATCAG CTCCATGAGACTCTTCAGAGACGACTGGAAGAGATCGACTCCCTCCAGGAGAGAAACCTTCACCTCAGGCAGCTGGCCAGTCGCGCGAAGCACCTGGCCTCCGTGCTCGAG AAGCTGATGACAGTCGGAGACCCAAACGTTAGAGAGCCAGCGCCGCCTGGCGGTGATGAAACCTCACCGAGTCCCCGTAAGCGGCAGCGGCTGGATGAGGGATACGAGACGGGATCCTCTGACTCAGTGGCGGACATGCTGAGGGACGTCAGCACCCGCTGCAACGCCGTCCTGCACAGCACCGCCACCGGAGCGCGGGCGCGGCGGGAGTCGGAGACCGTACGCGTGTTCGGCGCCTTCGCGGGCCTCCACGCGTCGGTCTCCCGGGGCGGCAGCACGGCGATTGGCGGAGCAGAGGCCGAGGAGAGCGTCTCATCTTTCAGAACCGCCGTTAGAGAGCACTGCACGATAAGGACTCAGGTGTTTCCTCACGGACGTGCCTTTACCTCGAGGACTCAGGAGGGTGGATACCGCTTTCGCTGGGTTCCCGACCACAGCTGA
- the gpx8 gene encoding probable glutathione peroxidase 8, whose amino-acid sequence MEALGGYPSKSSNPKAKKLTVLLSMTVGVGCLFLLQTQLVKPRKPRDFYSFEVKDVRGRSVSLEKYRGKASLVVNVASQSEQTAANYMSLQELHRELGTSHFNVLAFPCGQFGDTETGASRDIEAFAKSTYGVTFPFFSKIKVMGSEADPAFKFLTDSVQKIPKWNFWKFLVNPEGKVVRFWRADEPMESVRQEATALVREIILKKRVEL is encoded by the exons ATGGAGGCCTTAGGGGGCTACCCTTCCAAGTCCTCCAACCCAAAAGCTAAAAAGTTGACGGTGCTGCTGAGCATGACAGTCGGCGTGGGGTGTTTGTTCCTCCTGCAGACCCAGCTGGTGAAGCCGAGGAAACCGAGGGATTTTTATTCTTTCGAGGTCAAAGACGTGAGGGGCAGGTCGGTTTCCCTGGAGAAGTACCGAGGGAAA GCGTCTTTGGTTGTAAACGTGGCGAGTCAGAGCGAGCAGACCGCGGCGAACTACATGTCTCTGCAGGAGCTCCACCGGGAACTGGGCACCTCTCACTTCAACGTCCTGGCCTTCCCCTGCGGCCAGTTCGGGGACACCGAGACCGGGGCCAGCAGGGACATCGAGGCTTTCGCCAAGTCCACCTACGGTGTCACTTTCCCTTTCTTCAGCAAGATCAAAGTAATGGGCTCAGAGGCGGACCCTGCCTTCAAATTCCTCACAG ATTCTGTGCAGAAAATTCCAAAGTGGAACTTCTGGAAGTTTCTGGTGAATCCAGAGGGGAAGGTGGTCCGGTTCTGGCGAGCCGACGAGCCCATGGAGAGCGTCCGACAAGAGGCCACGGCGCTGGTGCGAGAAATCATCCTGAAGAAACGGGTGGAGCTATGA